The nucleotide sequence TGTAGAGCATTTCGAAGCGGATGCGGGAGGCAATGAAGTCCCTCTCTTTCTCGAAATCCTCTTCCCCGAACTCGTCCAGATCGTATTCCTGCTTCCGCAAGAAACTCCGGAATTTGCGAGTCTCCTGCCGGTCTGCACGGTAGCTCAGGGCAATCTCCCCCTTGGGAAGCTCCTGCATTGCGTAGTGAAAAAACGAAGCCTTGCCACTTAGCACAAGTGCAAGGTCCGAGAAATCCCTCTCCTCTACCTTGAAATCAGGGTGAATGCCTCCGCCGCCGAGAACCTCTCTTCCCAGAGCCAAGGTGCTGAAACGCGGCAGGCTTTCCAGGGGCATGGACTCAAAGTGGGACTCCGGAAGACTGTCGGATTCCATGTCTCCCATCGATTCCATGAAGTCCTTGCTGTCGAATTTCTTGCGCTGGATGCATCGCCCGCTGGGCGTGTAGTAGTAGGAAGTGGTCAACTTGAGCGCACCGGTATCTTCCTGATTGTAGGTTCTGTCAGACACGGCCATGTCCGGGAAGAGGCGCTGCACGCTTCCCTTTCCAAAGGAATTGAGTCCCACTACCAGTCCCCGGTCCCAGTCCTGAAGGGCACCGGCCACAATCTCACTGGCAGAAGCGGAGGCCCCATTGATCATTACCAACAGGGGATAGTCCCTGGCAAAGGTCGCGCTCGTGCGGGCCACATAGTCGGTTCGGGGAACAGACTTGCCCATGGCGGAAACAATCAGCTGCCCACGGTCGAGGAAAAGGTCGCTCACCTGGCAGGCTGCGTCCAGAAGCCCTCCGGGATTGCTCCTCAGGTCGAGAATCATGCCCTTCAGTTTTGCCCGGGATTCCATCTCATGAATCGCCCGCTGGATTTCGCCGGCCGTCTTCTCCCCGAAGTTCGAACAGCGCAGGTAGGCGATGTCTCCTTCCAGAAGGAAGGTGTAGGGAACACTCTTCACCTTGATGATGTCCCGAGTGATATCAAAAGGAATGATCACCTCGATTCCGGGGCGACGAATGCCGATGTTTACCTGAGTTCCCTTGGGTCCCCGAAGCAGATCCACGGCGTCCTGGATCTTCCAGCCAAGGGTGTTTTCCCCCTCGATCTCCTCAATCCTGTCGCCCCCCCGTATGCCCAGACGGGCGGCAGGCGTGTCCTCGATGGGGCTGATGACTGTCGGATAGTCATCGCGAATTCCGATCTGGATGCCAAGTCCTCCGAACTCTCCCCTGGTGCGGATCGTGAGATTCTCGTAACTCTCGGGCTCCATTCGGGTGCTGAAAGCATCGAGTTGCTCGAACATGGCATCGATGGCCGCATCCACCAGTTCCCGGCTGTCCACTTCCTCGACGTAGTTGCCGAGAATTGCCCGATAGGCGTTGGAAAAACGCTCAAATTCGCGGAAGGCATCGGCCGCGGGGGCTTCCTTTCGGGGAAAACCGAAGGCGATGCTGGCAACCAGGCTGGCCGCAATCAGAACGGGGACGAGAAGATAGAGTCGTTTACGCATGGCACCCTTTCAAATGGTATCCCGTCAATCATAAGGGGGAATGGGGAAGGACGCAAGCGGCATGCTAGACGCGGGAATTCAGGAAACTCTCCAGCTCTGCGATGGCGATTGCTGCCACTTCTTCGGCACTCCTGCTTCCGTCCAGAATGCGAAAGCGCTCCGGGTTTCGTTTCGCTGCGTCCAGATAAGCCTCCCGAACCTTCCGATGAAAACTCATGGCCTCGTTTTCAATCCGGTCGCTTTCCCTTTGCCCGGGTCCACGGCGGAAGCCAAGATCAGGATCCACATCTATCAGAAAGCTCAGATCCGGAAAATGCTCCCCCACGGCTTCGCGATTCAGTCGATCCACCCTTTCATGCCCCAGTTCCCGGCCGCCTCCCTGATAGGCGACACTGGCATCGAGAAAGCGGTCGCTGATGACAACGCCGCCTTTCTTCAAATGAGGAAGGATGGTCTGCACCAGATTCTGCCGCCGGGAGGCAAGGTAGAGGAAGAGTTCGGTCAAGCCGTCCATCTCCCGGTGCTCATTGTCCAGAAGGATGTCCCTGATTGCTTCGGAGATCCCCGGCCCCCCGGGCTCCCGGGTGAGGAGCACCTCCTGCCCCCGGGATTCAAGATATTCCCGGAGATGCATCTTCAAAGTGCTCTTTCCGCTTCCCTCCCCTCCTTCAAGAGTGAGAAAGAAGCCGGGGGCATTCGGGCTATTCATGGTTTCTCACCAGCACATGTACCATCCTCTGAAGTGTCGTCAGCCAGGTAAGAAGAGCCATGATCCAGAGTACCCAGATCAGAAAGGGACGGTTCCAGACGGTCCAATCGGGGAAAAAGAGTGCGAGAATAAGAAGCACCACCCGCTCGGGCCTTTCCAGCAAGCCGACTTTTGCATCCAGACCGAGACCCTCGGCCCGGGCGCGGGCGTAGCTGGTCATCAGGGAGCCGCTCAGGGCGAGTACCACGAGAAACTGAAGAAAGGTCTGTCCCGCAAAAACCACCAGGAGACCGAGGAAAATTGCGATCTCCCCGAGGCGATCGAGGGTGGAATCCAGAAAGGCACCCTGCCTTGTTTCCCGCCCGCCGCTGCGAGCCATGCTTCCATCGAGGATGTCGCAGATTCCCCCGAAGAGCAGCAACCAGGCTGCCGAGATCATCTGCCCCCGGATAAGGGAATAGCCGGCGGCCAGCGAAAGAACCAGACCGATCATGGTCATGGCATTCGGCGTCAATCCGATGTGCAGGAGAAAACGGGCCAGAGGCTCGAGTGGAAATCGGACAGCGTTCTGGATACGGGTCTTGAGCATGATCCTCCTCAGAGGGGCAAAAGCTAGCGGAGGCTCTGCCTCAAGTCAAGTTGCCGGGCCCAACAGGAGAACGATCTCTCCTTTCAGGCGTCGCTCTTTCAGCATCCCGGACAGAGCCCGTGCAGAGTCCCGCAAAACCTCCTCGTGGATTTTGCTGATCTCGCGAACAATGGCCACTTCGCGATCCGGATAGAGTTCGGCCAGCGCGTCCACCGACTTCGCGATCCGGTGAGGAGACTCATAGAAAATCGTGGTGCGGCTCTCTGTGGCGAAGGACTCGAAAAGACGGAGCCGGGCACCGCTTTTGCGGGGTACAAATCCCTCAAAGGAGAAACGGTCGCAGGGGAGCCCGCTGAGCAGCAGAGCCGGAAGGATGGCCGAGGGACCGGGAAGAACCTCCACCGGAAGACCCGCCTCCCGAGCCGCTCGAAGTGCCCGAAAGCCGGGGTCGCTGATGCCGGGCATTCCCGCATCGCTGACCAGGGCAATGAGTTTTCCCTCTTTCAGGAGCTCCACAATCGCAAGGCTTTGGCGTGCCTCATTGTGTTCATGGAAACTCATCATCCGGGTGCTGATCCCATGATGCTTCAAAAGTCGCCCGGTGTGCCGGGTGTCTTCTGCCGCAATCCGGTCGGCTTCCGACAGAACTCTCAGAGCGCGAAGGGTAATGTCTTCCCGGTTTCCAAGAGGCGTGGGGACAAGAACGAGTTTCCCGCTCATCCGGTTCCCCAGTCGCGGGGATAGCGGAAATCCCGATCCACGGTGCGGCGGGAGATTTTCGCAACCACCGGCAGGCGGCGCTTGAACTGGCTGCGACGAATCATCTCCGTAACCCTCTCCACCAGAGCACGGTCAAAACCCTCCTCCACGCATTCTTCGGTATTGCGACGCTCATCGAGCATGAGGCGCAAAAGGGGATCCACCTCATCGTAGCTGAAACCCAGATCCTCTTCGTCACTTTGTCCCGCAAAGAGGTCGGCGCTCGGAGGCTTGTCCACGATTTCTGTGGGAACTCCAAGAAGGCGGGAGAGTTGTCTCACTTCGCTCTTGTAAAGATCGCCGATAGGGTTGACCGCGCTGGCCAGGTCGCCGAAGGCCGTGCCGTATCCAAGAAAGAGTTCGCTCTTGTTGCTGGTTCCCAGAACCAGCGCCCCCTTCTCGGCGGAGAGATCGTAGAGAATGCTCATCCGCTCACGGGCCATCTTGTTGCCTCGCCGGAGGGTGCTCGCATCCGGCTCGTTCTTGTAATAGGAATCGACCATGGGACTGATATCCACTTCCAGAAGCTCCAGACCCGTCGCCGAAGCCACCAGCCTTGCGTGCGAACGGCTCTCTTCGGAACTGCTTCGATAGGGCATGGAGACGGCCGTCACACGATCGACTCCGAGAGCCTCCACGGCCAGATAGGCCACCAGTGCCGAATCCAGGCCCCCGGAAAGCCCGAGAATACCCCGTTCCAGCCCGGTCCTTCCGATTTCACTCTGGAGGAAACGGATCAGAATCCGGTGAACGAGTTCATAGTCGATATCTGCGAAGGGAGTCCTCACTCCTCCTCCAGTCCTGCGCGCTTCTTGAGAATGCGCTCCAGATTTCGGTAGGTGGTTTCCGGAGACTCGTCCCGAAGAAGGGGAAACCGCTGCCGCGCCCTTCGAACATCTCCAAGATCGATGTCCGCAACAAGAAGAGCTTCCTCGTGCATGGGCGCCTCTGCGATCAGGGTGCCACCGGGACTCACCATGCGGCTTCCGCCCCAGTAACTGATTCCGTCCTCCACTCCCACACGATTGGAAAAGGCAATGAAGGAACCGTAGACACTGGCATCATGCAGCAGGCGCTGGTTCCAGAAGGCAGCCGAAGGAGGAAGATCCCCTTTTTCCACTCCGCGAACCGGACTGGCCGCGGAACAGATCATCCCCAAAGCACCATCGAGAAAGGCCAGATGGCTGAGCGAAGGATGCCAGAGATCCTCACAAACCGCCATGCTCATCCTGCCGAAGCGGGTATCGAAGGCCTCAATGCGCTGACCGCGGGCAAAGTAGCGCTGTTCCTCGAACATGCCGTAGGTGGGAAGGTAGACCTTCCGGTGAATATGAAGAACTTCGCCGCCGCTCATCCAGATCAGGCTGTTGGAGGGAAGAAAGTCCCGGGACTCCTCGACCAGACCGAAAACCAGGTCCATGTGACGGGAAGCTTCCCGCAGGGGATCAAGAAAAGAATCCTCCGGAGAGAGCGCGAGATCGGGAACCATGTCCTTGACGAGATAACCCGTCAGACTCAGTTCCGGAAATGCCAGCAGGTCGACACCTTTCGATGCCGCCTCTTCGATTCTGGCAAGGTGAAGATCCCGGTTCTTCTCCTGAAGCCCCAGGGCAGAATCCACTTGGGCAATTCCCATACGAAACTTCATGGGCGTCCCCCTTTCGGCAACAGTCTAGCGAAGGAGTGGGGCGCATGCAAGCGGCCGGGAATTGACAGCAGACCTTGATTTCCCATGCCCCCTTCCCTAATCTATCCCTCGGACCGAAACCTCCTAACCGAAGGAACATGATGAGAAAGACATTCTTGCTGCCCTTCCTGCTGCTCGCCCTCTTTGTGGCCAGTCCTTCCCTGGCCTATCAGGAACTTCCCAGTGTGGAGATCTCCCCCAGTCTGGGACTGCTCAAGTATGACTCCTCCCTTTCGAATTACGAAAGCACCCTCTCCTGGGGCCTTCGCGCGGACCTGCGTTTCGTTCCCTACTTTGGTTTTCAGGTTCACATGGCCCGCTCGACCATCGAGGGCGGCGGCCTTCCTTTTGGAATAGATGACTATGTCAGCCGGGTGCAGTTTGCCCTGACCCGGGATCTTCTTCCCATTCAGGGCTTCTTCATGCATCTGCTGGCGGGAGTGGGGAGCTTCAATCGCCACGAAAGCGGCGTCTATTCCAGTGACAAAAGTGTTCAACTGGGCATCGGCGTTCGACGGAACCTCTTCTCCGATCTATACTTGCGGGGAGATTGCGCCTGGAACGGGGTCTGGATGCCGGGAGAAACCACCGAGGATCTGGATCTCACCTCTCACTATGATCTGAGCGTCTCGCTCTCCTGGCTCTTCGACAACTAGGATTCTCCGAATTCACCGCCATGAAAAAGGCCCTCAAGGATGAGGGCCTTTTTCTCGTTTCGTCGGAAAAATCAGAATATCGAACCGGGTGGCAATTCATCGGGGGGATCCTCCAGAACCAGATCCGCATCTTCCCCGGCAATGGGATTGGTTGTAGCAACCATATCCTTTAGTTCCTTGCTCACCTTGAACACAGGCACAAGGCGCTCGGGAACCGGAACCGGGTCACCGGTTCTCGGATTCCTGGCCATCCGCGCCTTGCGAAGTTTCACCTTGAAGGTTCCAAAGCCCCTGATTTCCAAGTGTTTTCCGTCGGCCAGGGCATCGGAGATAGACTTCAGGAACTGGTCCACCGTTTCGGCCACATCCTTCTTGGTCAAGCCGGTCTTCTGGACAATTTCCTCGACGATTTGCGCCTTCGTCATGCGCCCTCTCCTTTCGGGCAGGGTTTAAACCCTTTACCGATAGCAGATTAGCGGAGATCTGCAAATGCTGTCAAGAACAGCTGGGGAAAGAAATGACCGGTAGCAGGTTTTTTTTTCACCCTGAGTGGCTGAATTCCAAGCCCTTCTTCCGACCAATCTCCGCTGCCGGAGTCAGGCCGTATATGTAAACCATTGAATAGCATTGGCTTACACATCGACTCGAGAGAAAGTGGACCGTGGCATCGAGATTGCTTTTCGAGAGCGGCTGCGGGGGGACGACCTGACCTGCTAATCGACACGACCTCCTGTTTCCTCGCAGCCATTTTGATTCCCGATCAAACGCCATATACGCGCGTGCATGCATTTGAAAAGGAGAACCTGATAATGCGTAATGCTCTGACTCTGATCGCCTTGCTTACCGTCCTCGCCTTTGCGTTGACCGGTTGCTCTGGCACCAATTCCAACCCGGTCGCCCCTCACACTGAGGAAGACCTGGTTCCTCCCGCTGCCCCGATGAACCTCTCCGTGGAAGCTCACGGCAGCAAGCTGGTTCTGATCTGGTCGAACAATGTTGAGTCCGACCTGAGCCACTACACCGTTTACCGCCTGTCGGCCAACGGTCAGTGGGAGTCCATGGGTTCCGCCCTGACATCCAGCTACTACGACCAGATCAGCGGTTCCGGTCTGCATCGCCTGCAGTATCGGATCAGTGCGAGTGACCTCTCCGGCAACGAGAGTGGCTACTCCTCAAGCTTCGAGCTTCTGATCGACTGTGATTCTGGCACTGACAGCAGGGATCTGCGCCCTTTCTAGGAACGCTCCCCTTGTGAAAAAGCCCCGTCATCGACGGGGTTTTTTTTTGCCCTCTCGTTTGCGATGGCAGTATTCGAGAACTTCCCGTCGATAAGCCTCCCGCAGCATCGCCGTCACGGGACCCATCCCCGGCTCACCGATCCTCTTCTCTTCCACGAAGGCAATGGGCAGAATCTCCAGAGTGCTGGCCGTGAGGAAGGCCTCGCTTGCCTCCCGGAGATCCCGGGGGAGGATGGTGCATTCCCGCAGATCCAGCCCCTCGCTTCTGGCAATCTCCAGTACATGGGAACGGGTAATTCCCAGAAGCAGTCCGCTTTCGGGTGAAGGCGTCAGCAGTTTTCCCCGCTCATCCACGAGAAAGAGGTTCGAAAGACTCCCCTCGGTCAACTCTCCCCGGTGATTGGGAAGAAGGATCTCGAAACTGTCCTCCCGCTTCATTTCGAACCGGGCCAGAAGGTTGTTGAGAAAGTTGCCGCTCTTGACCGCGGGATCCAGGGCGGCCGGCAGATTGCGAAAGCGGTCGGCGATTTCCACCTTCACGCCCGTCTCATAGTAGTCCTCTGCGGGCGCCTCATAATGCTCCACCCGAATGACGAGCAGAGGATCCTTCATTTCATGGGGGCGCGCCCGGACATCCCCGATTCCCCGAGTGACCGTAATCCTCATCCGGCCCTCGGAGATCCGGTTTGTCTCCAGAAGTTCCCGGACTCCCTCCTTCAGTTCCCCGTCCGACCAGGGAAGATCCAGATAAATCGACCGCCCAGACTCCCGCAGCCGCAGGAGGTGTTCATCGAGAAGAAAGGGGCAACCTCCATAGACCCGAAGGGTCTCATAGATCCCGTCTCCGAAAAGAAAGCCCCGGTCCGACACAGACACCTTCGCTTCCCCAACAGGAATGACGCGAAGATTCAGCAGCACATGGCTGGCCATCTCAGCTTTCATGGAAGATACCCTCCAAAAAAAAAAGCCCCCGCAAGCGGGGGCTCGGATTGAAACGCCGATCAGGCCTTGGTCACGTTTGTGGCCAGTGGGCCCTTGGGGCCCTGGCTGATCTCGAATTCGACTTCCTGTCCTTCGTTGAGAGTCCGGAAGCCTTCTCCTTCAATGTTGGAGAAGTGGACGAAGATATCATCCCCGGTCTCTTGCTCGATGAAACCATATCCCTTGGCCTCGTCGAACCACTTTACTTTACCGCGCAAAACTGCCCCCTTGATAAAACAAAAACGGAGCGGGAAGACGGACTTCCCCTTTCAAACCTAGCACAGTTTCCGGATTGAGGTCAAGAGGGGGCGTTAAGATCTTGCAGGATAGTAAGATAGCTCTTGTAGCGAGTGTTATTAACCTTGCCGTTCTCCACCGCTTCCCGCAAAGAGCAGCGGGGCTCGTGAGAATGACTGCAATCGGGAAAGTGGCAGCCGTAGCTATAGTCCCTGAATTCGGGGAAGTAGCCTGAGAGCTCCCGGGCCGGGATCTTCCAGAGAGAAAACTCCCGCATCCCCGGCGAGTCTGCAAGAAAACCCCCCGAATCAAGAGCGTGAATCTGCGTGTAGCTCGTGGTATGCCGCCCCTTGCCCGTGGATTCACTCACTTCTCCGGTGGCGATTTCCAGACCCGGCTGGATCCGATGCAGGAGGCTGCTTTTGCCGCTCCCGGAAGGTCCCAGAAAGATGCTGACCCGATCCTTCATTTCAGCGGCCAGGGAATCGAGACCCTCGCCACTGAGGGCGGAACCCAGAAGAACCGGATAGCCGGCAAGGCGGTAGGGTTCCACCAGTTTCTCGATCTCGTCACGGCCAAGCAGGTCACACTTGTTCAGACAGAGGAGGGAGTCGATCCTTCTTTGGGAGGAAGCCACCAGCAGGCGGTCCAGAAAACCGGCGTTGAAGTCCGGTTGCCGGGCACTCATGACCGCAATCACGCGGTCGATGTTGGCGATCAGGGTCTGTTCCCTGCGTCCCCTGCCCGCCGAAGCCCGAGAAAGGAAATTGTCGCGGGGAAGGACTTCCTCGATGACACCGTCCCGGGCCGGGTCATCGTCGGGACCGGTAAGGAGAATGTGTACCCGGTCCCCCACCACCACATTGCGCAGGCGGCCCTGCTCTTCCTTCTTGATCCTGCCCCGAAGACGGCAGGGAACCTCTCCCTCTTCCGTCAGCACCCGATAGCGGTCGCTTTCGGCGCGAATCACCTGCCCCTTTGAGAACCCTGTTGACATGCGCAGAAGATAGCAGGTTTTTTCCCCGTCGGGAAGCCTTCATGGCTTGTCCCCACCGCAGACTTTTGTTAGCCTGTAGGCATCATTAATCCCGCCCAAGGGAGAGACCATTGACACAGACCTCTTCTCGAAACGAAGGAAGCCTATCTCCCATGACTCGCGAAGAACTCCTGACTCTCTTCAAGCCTGAACTCTTTATTCCAAACCTGAATGCCACTTCAAGAGACGAAGCTCTCGAGGAAATGGTCGACCATGCAGTGCAGGCCGGGGTTATTCAGGATCGGGATGTCATTCTCGGCATGTTGAAAAACCGGGAAAGCCTGGGCAGCACTGGCCTTGGAAACGAAGTGGCATTCCCCCACGGGCGCTCCCTCGCGGTTCCCGGGCTGATGACACTGGTTGCAATTTCCCAGAAGGGTGTCGACTACGGAGCCATTGATGCGAAGGCCGTCCGCCTGTTTTTCATGTTCATCGCACCTCCCGTGGAGAAGGAAAACCGCTACCTTCCCGCACTTGGCAAGGTTGTCGAAATGGTCCGCAATGAGGACACTCGCATGAACATGATTCGCTCGGGCAACTTTGAAGAATTCCAGTCCATAATCGGGGGTGAATGATTGACCGATCTGAATGAACACCTGCTTCGCCTGGTGGCGCTTCAGGATCTCGATGACATGATCCGGGAAACTGAGGACAAGACCCACGCACAGAAACTGGCCGACATGGGCTTTGGTCTGGAGGGTCTGGACGACCTTCAGGGAGCCCGCAAGGAATTGTCGGAGAGCATCCGTCCCCAGCTTCTCAGCCGCTATGAAAGAACCAGCAAGAGACTCGGTCGGGCTGTGGTTCCGGTGACCGGAAACCTCTGCCTGGGCTGCTTTGCTGTGATTCCAACGGCTTTTACTTCGGCCGAGAACAGCGATAAAATCCTACATTGCGAGAATTGCGGGAGGATCCTGTACTGGCCCGGCGGAAAAATCGGCCGAGGGGCTTGACAGGCCTCTGCCCGATCCTCTAACATTCTACTTTCTCTCACCCTCCTGCGGGAGTTTTCGCTTCGGCGTAGCTCCTGCAGGTTTTTTTCTGCCCTGGATTTCGCCTTCCGGAAACAATCCCCTGACAGAACATTCATCCTTGCCAGAAGCTGGTCCCTGATCGGAACCGGACTTGCGATTATCATCCTGGACCTCTGGCTCATTGCCATAGCGCTCGTCTCATTGAGAAATATCCGGATGGAAAAAGAAAACCTTCACGCCTGATCCCGGCGGAAGCTCTCCCTGCCCTGGCGGAAGCAGGATAAAGCTGTTGGCCTCTCCAAGGCTGCTGAGAATGTGACTCCCGTGGGGAGGGCAGGGCCGGCTGAGAAACTGCCCGTCATCCCAGCGGGTATGCGCTCTTGCGAAGAAGCTCTTCTTGGGTTTTCCAGAAAGCGATTCCTCCAGCACTGCCAGAACTTCCGGGGGGCGAGTCTTCCGGTGACCACTCATCCTCTTCAGCGCAGGCAGAAGGTAGAACCAGGCCGCCAGAAAACTGGAAACCGGATTGCCGGGAAGACAGAACACAGGCTTGGCTTTCCATTGAAAGAAGGCCAGGGGCTTGGCGGGCTGCTGGGTGACCTTATGGAAAATCCAGCGCGCGCCGAGAGCCTGCAGGCTTTCTCCCACGAGATCATAACGCCCTGCCGAGATTCCCCCGATTGTGACCAGACAGTCATACTCGTCCAATGCAGAAGCCAGAAGGTCCGATAGCGCCCCCTTTCGATCCGGAGCAGGGCCGATCAGTTCCGGCTGAAAGCCCTCAGCCTCAAGCATTGCTTTCAGGGCCGGGCGATTGCTGTCCCGAATGCCCGAAGGGCCAGGGCTTTCCCGATAATCGGCAAGCTCGTTTCCTGTTGCCAGAAGTGCAACACGGGGAAGCCGAGCGCAGGGCAACTCTCTCACTCCCTGTGCGGCAAGGAGGGCGATTTCCGCCGGGCGCAGAAGCCTCCCATTCTCCATGAGGAGTTCTCCCTTTTGAACATCCTCTCCGGCGGGACGCAAATGACGGACTTCCCGGGGGAGTTCGGCATGGAAATGAACCACGCCGTCCCCCTCCTCGCAGTCCTCGACGGGAACCACGCCCTCACAGTCTGCGGGCGCCGGGGCGCCGGTGAGGATGCGAAGGCAGCTTCCCGGGGGCCAGGGAATTGCCGGGTCTCCCCCTGCCGCAATTTCCCCGGCGAGAGGAAGACTGCGGGGAGATTCTTTCGAAGCCCCTTTCAAATCTGCTTCGCGAAGTGCAAATCCGTCCATGGCGCTGTTGGCAAAGCGGGGCAGGTCTTCTGTGGCCGCAAGATCCTCCATGAGAATCCTGCCGCTGGCCTTGTCAAGAGGAAGAACTTCGCTTGAGGCGGGAGGAAGGTGCTGCTCGATCAGGTCGATCGCTTCCTCAACGCTCACAAACAGTCGCTCGGGACCGGTGCTCATTCTGTCTCCCTCTGCCAGTGCCCGGACCTGCCCCCGCTTTTTTCCAGCAGGAAGATCTCCCTGATCCGGATGCCCTTGTCCACGGCCTTGAGCATGTCATAGACCGTGAGCGCTGAAACGCTGACGGCACTCAGAGCCTCCATCTCCACGCCGGTCTTCCCCTCACAGGAGACCCGAGACTCGATCAGAATCTCCCTGCTTTCGACTTCGAGGTGAAGATCCACGGAAACATGATGGAGGGGGATCGGGTGGCAGAGGGGAATCAGTTCGCCACAACGCTTGGCCGCCTGGATCCCTGCGATTCGGGCTACTGCGAAGACATCTCCCTTCGGGTTCTCCCGAAGAGCCTCCATGGATTCCTGACCCAGTTGAACTCGAGCCCGGGCGCGCGCCATTCTCGCCGATAGCTTCTTGTCTCCCACGTCCACCATTCGGGCACGGCCCTCCGGATCCAGGTGCGAAAGCTCTGACATGTTTCTTGCTCTCCTTGTAGGGGAAATCGGTGGGGCTTCATCCTCGGGGATGAAAGCCTCTTGCTGCATTCTAGCGAGGAAGAAGAGGGAATCAACAGGAAGTCTGCACCCTTTTGGGATCTTGTTTCCCGGAGTCCCTATTCCTCCCGGAGAAAGTCATGGAAAAAACTGCCACTTTGCTGGAGATCCTGGAAAGTAATCTGCCTGTCGTTCAGGAGCGGATGGCTCTGGGTATTCGCTCCGCCGGGCAGGCCAATTTCCAGGACAAGAGCGATGAGGATCTGGACAAACT is from Candidatus Krumholzibacteriia bacterium and encodes:
- a CDS encoding S41 family peptidase gives rise to the protein MRKRLYLLVPVLIAASLVASIAFGFPRKEAPAADAFREFERFSNAYRAILGNYVEEVDSRELVDAAIDAMFEQLDAFSTRMEPESYENLTIRTRGEFGGLGIQIGIRDDYPTVISPIEDTPAARLGIRGGDRIEEIEGENTLGWKIQDAVDLLRGPKGTQVNIGIRRPGIEVIIPFDITRDIIKVKSVPYTFLLEGDIAYLRCSNFGEKTAGEIQRAIHEMESRAKLKGMILDLRSNPGGLLDAACQVSDLFLDRGQLIVSAMGKSVPRTDYVARTSATFARDYPLLVMINGASASASEIVAGALQDWDRGLVVGLNSFGKGSVQRLFPDMAVSDRTYNQEDTGALKLTTSYYYTPSGRCIQRKKFDSKDFMESMGDMESDSLPESHFESMPLESLPRFSTLALGREVLGGGGIHPDFKVEERDFSDLALVLSGKASFFHYAMQELPKGEIALSYRADRQETRKFRSFLRKQEYDLDEFGEEDFEKERDFIASRIRFEMLYNQFGLKEAVRAGIGDDWELQEALRLIRKHKTLDGLLEAEESQP
- the tmk gene encoding dTMP kinase; this encodes MNSPNAPGFFLTLEGGEGSGKSTLKMHLREYLESRGQEVLLTREPGGPGISEAIRDILLDNEHREMDGLTELFLYLASRRQNLVQTILPHLKKGGVVISDRFLDASVAYQGGGRELGHERVDRLNREAVGEHFPDLSFLIDVDPDLGFRRGPGQRESDRIENEAMSFHRKVREAYLDAAKRNPERFRILDGSRSAEEVAAIAIAELESFLNSRV
- a CDS encoding CDP-alcohol phosphatidyltransferase family protein → MLKTRIQNAVRFPLEPLARFLLHIGLTPNAMTMIGLVLSLAAGYSLIRGQMISAAWLLLFGGICDILDGSMARSGGRETRQGAFLDSTLDRLGEIAIFLGLLVVFAGQTFLQFLVVLALSGSLMTSYARARAEGLGLDAKVGLLERPERVVLLILALFFPDWTVWNRPFLIWVLWIMALLTWLTTLQRMVHVLVRNHE
- the rsmI gene encoding 16S rRNA (cytidine(1402)-2'-O)-methyltransferase; translated protein: MSGKLVLVPTPLGNREDITLRALRVLSEADRIAAEDTRHTGRLLKHHGISTRMMSFHEHNEARQSLAIVELLKEGKLIALVSDAGMPGISDPGFRALRAAREAGLPVEVLPGPSAILPALLLSGLPCDRFSFEGFVPRKSGARLRLFESFATESRTTIFYESPHRIAKSVDALAELYPDREVAIVREISKIHEEVLRDSARALSGMLKERRLKGEIVLLLGPAT
- a CDS encoding NAD+ synthase, which encodes MRTPFADIDYELVHRILIRFLQSEIGRTGLERGILGLSGGLDSALVAYLAVEALGVDRVTAVSMPYRSSSEESRSHARLVASATGLELLEVDISPMVDSYYKNEPDASTLRRGNKMARERMSILYDLSAEKGALVLGTSNKSELFLGYGTAFGDLASAVNPIGDLYKSEVRQLSRLLGVPTEIVDKPPSADLFAGQSDEEDLGFSYDEVDPLLRLMLDERRNTEECVEEGFDRALVERVTEMIRRSQFKRRLPVVAKISRRTVDRDFRYPRDWGTG
- a CDS encoding nitrilase-related carbon-nitrogen hydrolase, with the translated sequence MKFRMGIAQVDSALGLQEKNRDLHLARIEEAASKGVDLLAFPELSLTGYLVKDMVPDLALSPEDSFLDPLREASRHMDLVFGLVEESRDFLPSNSLIWMSGGEVLHIHRKVYLPTYGMFEEQRYFARGQRIEAFDTRFGRMSMAVCEDLWHPSLSHLAFLDGALGMICSAASPVRGVEKGDLPPSAAFWNQRLLHDASVYGSFIAFSNRVGVEDGISYWGGSRMVSPGGTLIAEAPMHEEALLVADIDLGDVRRARQRFPLLRDESPETTYRNLERILKKRAGLEEE
- a CDS encoding HU family DNA-binding protein, whose translation is MTKAQIVEEIVQKTGLTKKDVAETVDQFLKSISDALADGKHLEIRGFGTFKVKLRKARMARNPRTGDPVPVPERLVPVFKVSKELKDMVATTNPIAGEDADLVLEDPPDELPPGSIF
- a CDS encoding aminotransferase class IV, coding for MKAEMASHVLLNLRVIPVGEAKVSVSDRGFLFGDGIYETLRVYGGCPFLLDEHLLRLRESGRSIYLDLPWSDGELKEGVRELLETNRISEGRMRITVTRGIGDVRARPHEMKDPLLVIRVEHYEAPAEDYYETGVKVEIADRFRNLPAALDPAVKSGNFLNNLLARFEMKREDSFEILLPNHRGELTEGSLSNLFLVDERGKLLTPSPESGLLLGITRSHVLEIARSEGLDLRECTILPRDLREASEAFLTASTLEILPIAFVEEKRIGEPGMGPVTAMLREAYRREVLEYCHRKREGKKKPRR
- a CDS encoding cold-shock protein, which codes for MRGKVKWFDEAKGYGFIEQETGDDIFVHFSNIEGEGFRTLNEGQEVEFEISQGPKGPLATNVTKA
- the rsgA gene encoding ribosome small subunit-dependent GTPase A — protein: MSTGFSKGQVIRAESDRYRVLTEEGEVPCRLRGRIKKEEQGRLRNVVVGDRVHILLTGPDDDPARDGVIEEVLPRDNFLSRASAGRGRREQTLIANIDRVIAVMSARQPDFNAGFLDRLLVASSQRRIDSLLCLNKCDLLGRDEIEKLVEPYRLAGYPVLLGSALSGEGLDSLAAEMKDRVSIFLGPSGSGKSSLLHRIQPGLEIATGEVSESTGKGRHTTSYTQIHALDSGGFLADSPGMREFSLWKIPARELSGYFPEFRDYSYGCHFPDCSHSHEPRCSLREAVENGKVNNTRYKSYLTILQDLNAPS
- a CDS encoding PTS sugar transporter subunit IIA, coding for MTREELLTLFKPELFIPNLNATSRDEALEEMVDHAVQAGVIQDRDVILGMLKNRESLGSTGLGNEVAFPHGRSLAVPGLMTLVAISQKGVDYGAIDAKAVRLFFMFIAPPVEKENRYLPALGKVVEMVRNEDTRMNMIRSGNFEEFQSIIGGE